One Kallotenue papyrolyticum genomic window carries:
- a CDS encoding HAD-IIA family hydrolase: protein MTVRSTPPATALLATIRSVLFDMDGVLYRGAEPLPGVNELLAFLRQQGIAYACITNNATRTPAQIAAALQTMGIGIGAEQILTSALATNFTLRAAAPRGTPVYAIGMAGLTEPLFGDGYFIPEETTPRYVVVGLDLELTYTKLRTAALAIRRGATFIGTNPDRTLPMPEGLAPGAGSILAALEAATDRKPMIIGKPERAMFEAALALLRAEAATTLMVGDRYETDILGGAGAGLKTALVLTGVSTRDEALAAPLPPDLIVEDLPTLLRLWQAVSATDDHGAERA from the coding sequence ATGACTGTTCGATCCACACCACCCGCTACCGCGCTGCTGGCCACCATTCGCAGCGTGCTCTTCGACATGGATGGCGTGCTCTACCGCGGCGCCGAGCCGCTGCCGGGCGTCAACGAGCTGCTGGCCTTTCTCCGGCAGCAGGGCATTGCCTACGCCTGCATCACCAACAACGCCACCCGCACGCCGGCGCAGATCGCTGCCGCCCTGCAGACCATGGGCATCGGCATCGGCGCCGAGCAGATTCTGACCTCGGCGCTGGCGACCAACTTCACCCTGCGCGCCGCCGCGCCGCGCGGCACGCCGGTGTATGCCATCGGCATGGCCGGCCTCACCGAGCCGCTCTTCGGCGACGGCTACTTCATCCCGGAAGAGACTACCCCGCGCTACGTCGTGGTCGGGCTCGACCTGGAGCTGACCTACACCAAACTGCGCACGGCGGCACTGGCGATCCGCCGTGGCGCAACCTTCATCGGCACCAACCCCGACCGCACACTACCCATGCCGGAGGGCCTCGCGCCGGGCGCCGGCTCAATTCTGGCCGCGCTCGAAGCCGCTACCGATCGCAAACCAATGATTATCGGCAAGCCGGAGCGCGCCATGTTCGAAGCGGCGCTGGCGCTGCTGCGCGCCGAGGCCGCCACCACGCTGATGGTCGGCGACCGCTACGAGACCGACATCCTGGGCGGTGCCGGCGCCGGTCTCAAAACGGCGCTGGTGCTGACCGGCGTATCGACCCGCGACGAAGCGCTGGCCGCGCCGCTGCCACCCGATCTGATCGTCGAGGACCTGCCGACCCTGCTACGGCTGTGGCAGGCCGTCAGCGCAACCGACGACCATGGAGCGGAGCGCGCCTAG
- a CDS encoding PIG-L deacetylase family protein, which produces MTPFPQPTPNPRPRRVLIIAAHPDDAEFMAGGTLARWHAQGASIHYLVVTDGTAGSRDPQMTPARLAAIRREEQINAARIIGCEDVCFLGYTDGRVEPTIQLRFDIARVIRQVRPDVVIAQDPQFRYGPTYINHPDHRAVADAALAAIMPIANTRLAALELIDEGLEPHDVSEVYLSGPVNPTVWIPLSAADLERKIAALREHKSQMGDWDPEAMVREWAAFAAQRARGRHRL; this is translated from the coding sequence ATGACCCCCTTTCCGCAACCCACGCCCAATCCACGGCCGCGCCGCGTGCTGATCATTGCGGCACATCCCGACGACGCCGAATTCATGGCCGGCGGCACGCTGGCGCGCTGGCACGCGCAGGGCGCCAGCATCCACTACCTGGTCGTGACCGACGGCACCGCCGGTAGCCGCGACCCGCAGATGACCCCGGCACGGCTGGCGGCGATCCGCCGCGAGGAACAGATCAACGCCGCGCGCATCATCGGCTGTGAGGATGTGTGCTTTCTCGGCTACACCGATGGCCGCGTCGAACCGACCATTCAGTTGCGCTTCGACATCGCGCGCGTGATCCGCCAGGTACGGCCGGATGTGGTCATCGCCCAGGACCCGCAGTTCCGCTACGGCCCGACCTACATCAATCACCCCGACCACCGCGCCGTGGCCGACGCCGCGCTGGCGGCGATCATGCCGATCGCCAACACCCGCCTGGCCGCGCTGGAACTGATCGACGAGGGGCTGGAGCCGCACGATGTCAGCGAGGTGTATCTGTCGGGACCGGTCAATCCCACGGTCTGGATCCCGCTGAGCGCCGCCGATCTGGAACGTAAAATCGCGGCGCTGCGCGAACACAAAAGCCAGATGGGCGATTGGGATCCCGAAGCGATGGTGCGCGAATGGGCCGCCTTCGCCGCGCAGCGCGCGCGAGGCCGGCATCGCCTGTGA
- the csx15 gene encoding CRISPR-associated protein Csx15 produces the protein MILVLNFSHPFTVAQLDQLTALLGETPTVRAIATHSSRQRPLAEDACALADAAGLSPEEWQTTPLIINPPGLAPLALALIAEIHGRRGDFPPILHIRPVPDTVPTRYEIAEIVNLQAIRLAARGRR, from the coding sequence GTGATCCTGGTGCTCAATTTCAGCCACCCGTTCACGGTGGCGCAGCTCGACCAGTTGACGGCGCTGCTGGGCGAGACGCCGACGGTGCGCGCCATTGCGACGCACAGCAGCCGGCAGCGGCCCCTGGCCGAGGATGCCTGTGCGCTGGCGGATGCCGCCGGGCTCAGCCCTGAGGAGTGGCAGACCACGCCGCTGATCATTAATCCGCCCGGCCTGGCGCCGCTGGCGCTGGCGCTGATCGCCGAGATCCATGGGCGGCGTGGCGATTTTCCGCCGATCCTACACATCCGGCCCGTGCCCGACACGGTGCCGACGCGCTACGAGATCGCCGAGATCGTCAACCTGCAGGCCATCCGGCTGGCGGCGCGTGGCCGGCGTTAG
- the lon gene encoding endopeptidase La has protein sequence MSDTQASNNQPTNPVPELPEELAILPIFGQIIFPMTIIPLAIGQPGSIQLIDDALRAGQPIGIVTLKATDERPVRITPDDFYHIGCVVNVHRLLKMPDGTLRVAVQGLERIQIEEITQHEPYFRARVRVLPDVVEDGLEVEALMRNLQGLVTQMAQLIPQFPEELQTAVINEDDPRRLAYLLALYTRMDLPDRQAILEETSVRRKLERLGEILRRELQVLQIGQQIQGQVNEEVSRSQREYILRQQLEAIRRELGEEDPNAQEIERLREAIAQAGMPDEVREIAERELERLRRMNPAAPDYSITRTYLEILTSLPWNKRTEDQLDIEVARRVLDEDHYDLEEIKERILEFLAVRELRRERLKGEQVEQPSEGAILCFVGPPGVGKTSLGRSIARAMNRKFLRISLGGLRDEAEIRGHRRTYIGAMPGVIIQSLRRVGVNNPVFMLDEIDKLGMDFRGDPASALLEVLDPEQNNAFRDHYLDVPFDLSNVFFIATANALQPIPAPLRDRMEIIQLSGYTLQQKLEIAKRYLVPEQLKRHALSEQDVVITEDALRVVIEEYTREAGVRNLERAIATLCRKVAVEVLRHDRSGTAAGNGQPEAQTNVAAGNGQPEAQTASPARQPIVIDAERARQYLGKQIFFQEVAERTDRPGVVTGLVWTPVGGEIIFIEATKMPGSKGFMLTGQLGDVMKESARAALSIVRAEAEKFGIARNFFDGVDIHLHVPAGAIPKDGPSAGVAMVTALVSLLTGRPVRDDVAMTGEITLRGKVLPVGGIKEKVLAAHRAGIRTVILPRRNERDLEEIPEELRAEMNFVLVDRVEEVLKAALRDEVVEPPVEAAPPVHGAPPIREHVEEGVHIVDSSVEAPDEEPVDAPSLPAPEH, from the coding sequence ATGAGCGATACCCAAGCAAGCAACAACCAGCCAACCAATCCGGTACCGGAGCTGCCCGAAGAGCTGGCGATCCTGCCGATCTTCGGCCAGATCATCTTTCCGATGACGATCATCCCGCTGGCGATCGGGCAGCCCGGCAGCATCCAGTTGATCGACGATGCCCTGCGCGCCGGTCAGCCGATCGGCATCGTGACGCTCAAAGCCACCGACGAGCGGCCTGTGCGCATCACGCCGGATGATTTCTACCACATCGGCTGTGTGGTCAACGTGCATCGCCTGCTCAAGATGCCGGATGGCACGCTGCGCGTGGCGGTGCAGGGCCTGGAGCGCATCCAGATCGAGGAGATCACGCAGCACGAGCCCTACTTCCGTGCGCGGGTGCGTGTGCTCCCAGATGTGGTTGAAGATGGCCTCGAGGTCGAGGCGCTGATGCGCAACCTGCAAGGGCTGGTCACGCAGATGGCGCAGTTGATCCCGCAGTTTCCGGAAGAGCTACAGACCGCGGTGATCAACGAGGACGATCCGCGCCGGCTGGCCTACCTGCTGGCGCTCTACACGCGCATGGATCTGCCCGATCGCCAGGCGATCCTGGAGGAGACCAGCGTGCGGCGCAAGCTGGAACGCCTGGGCGAGATCCTGCGCCGCGAGCTGCAGGTGCTGCAGATCGGCCAGCAGATCCAGGGCCAGGTCAACGAGGAGGTCAGTCGCTCGCAGCGCGAGTACATTCTGCGCCAGCAACTGGAGGCGATCCGCCGCGAGCTGGGCGAGGAAGATCCCAACGCGCAGGAGATCGAGCGCCTGCGCGAGGCCATTGCGCAGGCCGGCATGCCCGATGAGGTGCGCGAGATCGCCGAGCGCGAGCTGGAGCGCCTACGGCGCATGAATCCGGCCGCGCCCGATTACAGCATCACGCGCACCTACCTGGAGATCCTCACTTCGCTGCCGTGGAACAAGCGCACCGAGGATCAGCTTGATATCGAGGTGGCGCGGCGCGTGCTCGATGAAGACCACTACGATCTTGAGGAGATCAAGGAGCGTATTCTGGAGTTTCTGGCGGTGCGCGAGCTGCGCCGCGAGCGGCTCAAGGGCGAGCAGGTCGAGCAGCCGAGCGAAGGCGCGATCCTGTGCTTTGTCGGCCCGCCGGGCGTGGGCAAGACCTCGCTGGGCCGCTCGATCGCCCGCGCCATGAACCGCAAGTTCCTGCGCATCTCGCTGGGTGGCCTGCGCGACGAGGCCGAAATCCGTGGCCATCGCCGCACCTACATCGGCGCTATGCCGGGCGTGATCATCCAGTCGCTGCGGCGCGTAGGCGTCAACAACCCGGTCTTTATGCTCGACGAGATCGACAAGCTGGGCATGGACTTCCGCGGCGATCCGGCGTCGGCGCTGCTGGAGGTGCTCGATCCGGAGCAGAACAATGCCTTCCGCGATCATTACCTGGACGTGCCCTTCGATCTCTCGAACGTGTTCTTTATCGCCACGGCCAACGCGCTGCAGCCGATTCCCGCGCCGCTGCGCGACCGTATGGAGATCATCCAGCTCAGCGGCTACACGCTGCAGCAGAAGCTGGAGATCGCCAAGCGCTACCTGGTGCCGGAGCAGCTCAAGCGTCATGCCCTGAGCGAACAGGATGTGGTGATCACCGAGGATGCCCTGCGCGTGGTGATCGAAGAGTACACGCGCGAGGCCGGCGTGCGCAATCTGGAGCGCGCGATCGCGACCCTGTGCCGCAAGGTGGCGGTGGAGGTGCTGCGCCATGACCGCTCCGGCACCGCGGCGGGCAACGGCCAGCCCGAGGCGCAGACCAACGTTGCGGCGGGCAACGGCCAGCCCGAGGCGCAGACCGCTTCCCCGGCGCGCCAGCCGATTGTGATCGACGCCGAACGCGCGCGGCAGTACCTGGGCAAGCAGATCTTCTTCCAGGAGGTGGCCGAGCGTACCGATCGTCCGGGTGTGGTCACCGGTCTGGTTTGGACGCCGGTCGGCGGCGAGATTATCTTCATCGAAGCGACCAAGATGCCGGGCAGTAAGGGCTTTATGCTCACCGGCCAGCTTGGCGACGTGATGAAGGAGTCGGCGCGCGCGGCGCTGTCGATCGTGCGCGCCGAGGCGGAGAAGTTCGGCATTGCGCGCAACTTCTTCGATGGGGTTGATATCCACCTGCACGTGCCGGCAGGGGCGATCCCCAAGGATGGCCCGTCGGCGGGCGTGGCGATGGTCACGGCGCTGGTCTCGTTGCTGACCGGGCGGCCCGTGCGCGATGATGTGGCGATGACCGGTGAGATCACGCTGCGCGGCAAGGTGCTCCCGGTCGGCGGCATCAAGGAGAAGGTGCTGGCCGCGCACCGCGCCGGCATCCGCACGGTGATCCTGCCGCGGCGCAACGAGCGCGACCTGGAGGAGATCCCTGAGGAGCTGCGCGCCGAGATGAATTTTGTGCTGGTGGATCGCGTCGAAGAGGTGCTCAAGGCCGCGTTGCGCGACGAGGTGGTCGAGCCGCCGGTCGAGGCGGCGCCGCCCGTGCATGGCGCACCGCCGATCCGCGAACATGTCGAGGAGGGCGTCCATATCGTGGATTCATCGGTCGAAGCGCCCGATGAGGAGCCGGTGGATGCGCCCTCGCTGCCGGCGCCCGAGCACTAG
- the thrH gene encoding bifunctional phosphoserine phosphatase/homoserine phosphotransferase ThrH, translating to MARRPVIIATDLEGVLVPEIWIAVAERTGIAELRLTTRDLPDYDELMRHRIATLRQHGLRLADLQAVIATLTPLPGAAEFLAWLRAHYQCIILSDTFYEFAAPLMAQLGYPTLFCNSLEIDAGGMIVAHCMRMRQGKRESVRALQGLGFRVLAVGDSYNDTAMLAAADQGLLFRPPAKIVTEFPQFAVLHAYDELRAAITAFAAG from the coding sequence ATGGCGCGACGACCTGTGATCATCGCCACCGACCTGGAGGGCGTACTGGTGCCCGAAATCTGGATCGCGGTCGCCGAGCGCACCGGTATCGCCGAGCTGCGCCTGACCACCCGTGATCTACCCGACTATGATGAGCTGATGCGCCACCGCATCGCCACGTTGCGGCAGCATGGCCTGCGCCTGGCCGATCTCCAGGCGGTGATCGCCACGCTGACGCCGCTGCCGGGCGCGGCCGAGTTTCTCGCCTGGCTGCGCGCCCACTACCAGTGCATCATCCTGTCGGACACCTTCTATGAGTTCGCCGCGCCGCTGATGGCGCAGCTCGGCTACCCGACGCTGTTCTGCAACTCGTTGGAGATCGACGCCGGCGGTATGATCGTGGCGCACTGCATGCGCATGCGCCAGGGCAAGCGCGAGAGCGTACGCGCCCTGCAGGGCCTGGGCTTTCGCGTGCTGGCCGTCGGCGACTCCTACAACGACACGGCCATGCTGGCCGCTGCCGACCAGGGCCTGCTCTTTCGACCACCGGCCAAGATCGTCACCGAGTTCCCGCAGTTTGCGGTGCTGCACGCCTACGACGAGCTGCGCGCGGCGATCACCGCCTTTGCCGCGGGCTGA
- the argS gene encoding arginine--tRNA ligase, whose translation MQYVLDRFAAEIRAALAATGLIADDEIDLAEPKANVPADLALPCFKAAKRRGVAPPRLAQELAAALSFGPDSLVGGVQAVGPFLNFTLNRAEFVRQTIAEILRLGERYGSDDRGAGQTVIVEYSSPNIAKRMHVGHIRSTIIGQAINNLLTFLGYHTIADNHLGDYGTQFGTMIAAMERFGRPEGEGEAVLAAIEERYARYNQLKGMAADDEAHDPEALDEEARAWSLKLEQGDPYARELWQWMVDTTLRANQRAYDRLGVRFDTQHGESFYAEMLPQVIAEAERLPCVEREPGGALVVKGLRDTNGKELPNFLIQRSDGATLYITRDVATIIYRERTYHPRRIIYVVGQEQELHFRQTFALARAMGYARDIELIHVPFGRVFTADGQPLSTRRGNMIYLESLLDEAKARARAIIEQKIAEGKTELPAEQIDELADAIGVGAVIYNDLYQDPRRNITIDWERMLAFEGNSAPYLQYTHARCCSILREAGITTGAALPSVDPAVLEDEREVAVVKQLARFPEVVRRAGEQYAPYVIADWLYATAREFARFYRDLRVLNAPTPELRAARLQLVAATAQALRNGLRLLNIRAPERM comes from the coding sequence ATGCAGTATGTGCTCGACCGCTTCGCGGCGGAGATTCGCGCCGCGCTGGCGGCCACCGGTCTGATCGCAGACGACGAGATCGATCTGGCCGAACCCAAAGCCAACGTGCCGGCAGACCTGGCGTTGCCGTGCTTCAAAGCCGCCAAACGCCGCGGCGTCGCGCCGCCCCGACTGGCGCAAGAGCTGGCCGCGGCGCTCAGCTTTGGGCCGGACAGCCTGGTCGGCGGCGTGCAGGCCGTCGGCCCGTTCCTCAACTTCACGCTCAACCGCGCCGAATTTGTGCGGCAGACCATCGCCGAAATCCTGCGGCTGGGCGAGCGCTACGGCAGCGACGACCGCGGCGCGGGTCAGACGGTGATCGTCGAATATTCGTCACCCAACATCGCCAAACGCATGCACGTGGGCCATATCCGCTCGACGATCATCGGTCAGGCGATCAACAACCTGCTCACCTTTCTGGGCTACCACACCATCGCCGACAACCATCTGGGCGACTACGGCACGCAGTTCGGCACAATGATCGCCGCCATGGAGCGTTTTGGCCGTCCCGAAGGCGAGGGCGAGGCGGTGCTGGCGGCGATCGAGGAGCGCTACGCGCGCTACAACCAGCTCAAGGGCATGGCCGCCGACGATGAGGCGCACGATCCCGAAGCGCTGGACGAAGAAGCGCGCGCCTGGTCGCTCAAACTGGAACAGGGCGACCCCTACGCCCGCGAGCTGTGGCAGTGGATGGTTGATACCACGCTGCGCGCCAACCAGCGGGCCTACGACCGCCTGGGCGTGCGTTTCGATACACAGCACGGCGAGAGCTTCTACGCCGAGATGCTGCCGCAGGTGATCGCTGAGGCCGAACGCCTGCCCTGCGTCGAGCGCGAGCCCGGTGGCGCGCTGGTGGTCAAAGGGCTGCGCGACACCAACGGCAAGGAGCTCCCCAACTTCCTGATCCAGCGTTCGGATGGCGCGACGCTCTACATCACGCGCGACGTAGCCACGATCATCTACCGCGAGCGGACCTACCACCCACGGCGCATCATCTACGTCGTCGGCCAGGAACAGGAGCTGCACTTCCGCCAGACCTTTGCGCTGGCGCGCGCCATGGGCTATGCCCGCGACATCGAGCTGATCCACGTACCCTTCGGGCGGGTCTTCACCGCCGACGGGCAGCCGCTCTCGACGCGGCGCGGCAATATGATCTACCTGGAGTCGCTGCTCGATGAAGCCAAAGCGCGCGCACGAGCGATCATCGAGCAAAAGATCGCCGAGGGCAAGACCGAACTGCCGGCAGAACAGATCGACGAGCTGGCGGACGCGATCGGCGTCGGCGCGGTGATCTACAACGACCTGTACCAGGATCCCAGACGCAACATCACCATCGACTGGGAGCGCATGCTCGCCTTCGAGGGCAACAGCGCGCCCTATCTGCAGTACACGCACGCGCGCTGCTGTTCGATCCTGCGCGAGGCCGGCATCACCACCGGCGCCGCACTGCCGTCCGTCGATCCGGCCGTGCTGGAGGACGAGCGCGAAGTGGCGGTGGTCAAACAGCTGGCGCGCTTTCCCGAAGTCGTGCGCCGCGCCGGCGAGCAGTATGCGCCCTATGTCATCGCCGACTGGCTGTACGCTACAGCGCGCGAGTTTGCGCGCTTCTACCGCGATCTGCGTGTGCTCAACGCACCCACGCCCGAGCTGCGCGCAGCGCGGCTCCAATTGGTAGCTGCGACGGCGCAGGCGTTGCGCAATGGGCTGCGCCTGCTCAACATCCGCGCGCCCGAACGCATGTGA
- a CDS encoding Hsp20/alpha crystallin family protein: protein MNRVIVLRRSYATAAIQRELEELFRRQWGRPSSTTLQHRSDLWQPAADVYETESAYIVLLELAGMRDAQIEVTLTEGALFVHGRRPELHPRSAVHFHQLAINEGPFQCVVYVPGPVDDERVEAVYDDGLLTITLPKRLPQRTRIDVVATGDDASLMR from the coding sequence ATGAATCGTGTGATCGTTTTGCGTCGCAGCTATGCCACGGCTGCTATTCAGCGCGAGCTGGAAGAGCTGTTTCGGCGGCAGTGGGGCCGTCCGTCCTCCACCACGCTGCAGCACCGCAGCGACCTGTGGCAGCCGGCGGCGGATGTGTACGAGACCGAGAGCGCCTATATCGTGCTGCTGGAGTTGGCCGGCATGCGCGACGCGCAGATCGAGGTCACGCTGACCGAGGGCGCGCTGTTTGTGCATGGCCGGCGACCGGAGTTGCATCCGCGCAGCGCGGTGCATTTCCACCAGTTGGCGATCAACGAGGGACCGTTTCAGTGCGTCGTTTACGTACCGGGACCGGTGGACGATGAGCGCGTCGAAGCCGTGTACGACGACGGCCTGCTGACGATCACCCTCCCCAAGCGCCTGCCGCAGCGCACGCGCATCGATGTCGTGGCGACCGGCGACGACGCCTCGCTCATGCGCTGA
- a CDS encoding TIM-barrel domain-containing protein yields MAPTSRRAGGAYHTSYAGVPHYITSRLRSLFLETYEYAVFDMRPCRPYPDPALERPAPRTNPVQRLARALIGEYTAVAGRMRPLPDWVHEGAIAGMQGGTARVREVWQQLREHGTPIAAFWLQDWELDRERYPQWKALRDDLAANGIRVLVYADEETLAHFSRCARIYRAWRDYRRRLVAEAAATGLPVVRHPFIHYPDDPEVYRFSYREFMVGSELLAAPVLDPDRDRVRVYLPAGRWTHLWSGATYGAAQRGTWIAVDAPLGWPAVFFRVGSPVGAQIVANLRAEGLLAPP; encoded by the coding sequence TTGGCGCCGACTTCCAGGCGCGCGGGCGGCGCGTACCACACCTCCTACGCGGGCGTGCCGCACTACATCACCAGCCGGCTCCGCTCGCTGTTTCTGGAAACCTACGAGTACGCCGTCTTCGATATGCGGCCGTGCCGACCGTATCCAGATCCAGCTCTGGAGCGGCCAGCTCCACGGACGAATCCTGTTCAGCGCCTCGCCCGCGCGCTGATCGGCGAATACACCGCCGTTGCCGGTCGCATGCGTCCGCTGCCCGACTGGGTGCACGAGGGCGCGATCGCCGGCATGCAGGGCGGCACGGCGCGCGTGCGCGAGGTCTGGCAGCAGTTGCGCGAGCATGGCACGCCGATCGCCGCCTTCTGGCTCCAGGACTGGGAGCTGGACCGCGAGCGCTATCCGCAGTGGAAGGCGCTGCGCGATGATCTGGCGGCGAACGGCATCCGCGTGCTGGTTTACGCAGACGAGGAGACGCTGGCGCACTTCAGCCGCTGCGCACGCATCTACCGCGCCTGGCGCGACTACCGCCGCCGGTTGGTCGCCGAAGCCGCGGCTACCGGCCTGCCGGTGGTGCGCCACCCCTTCATCCACTATCCCGACGATCCCGAGGTGTACCGTTTCTCCTACCGGGAGTTCATGGTCGGCAGCGAGCTGCTGGCCGCGCCGGTGCTCGATCCGGACCGCGATCGCGTCAGGGTCTATCTGCCGGCGGGACGCTGGACACATCTGTGGAGCGGCGCTACTTATGGCGCCGCGCAGCGCGGCACATGGATCGCCGTTGACGCGCCACTGGGCTGGCCGGCGGTCTTCTTCCGCGTCGGCTCGCCCGTGGGCGCGCAGATCGTCGCCAACCTGCGTGCCGAAGGCCTGCTGGCGCCACCCTAG
- a CDS encoding RtcB family protein — protein sequence MLQKSDFRRINDYLWEIPVSYRSDMRVPARVYVDEVLLEDALGDKSLEQLVNAATLPGVVGATIAMPDVHQGYGFPVGGVAATALPDGIISPGAIGYDINCGVRLLASALDVDEARPYLDHLADALYRNCPSGVGRGGRYRLTTRELTAVLRDGARWCRQQGIASDEDLLHTEEQGCMPNADPELVSAQARERGREQLGTLGSGNHFLEVDRITAIADAEAAAAYGLRLNQVVVLIHCGSRGLGHQVCTDYVREFQPVIKRYGITLPDRELVCAPLSSPEGQRYLAAMHCAANFAFANRQALAHQVRESFEQVFRRSGLPTELRQVYDVAHNIGKIETHTVAGQTLQVCVHRKGATRAFAPGSEQIPPDYRAVGQPVLVPGSMGTASYVLAGTAGAMEQTFGSTCHGAGRVLSRTAAKKQIHGDQLRQQLNARGIHVRAGSLSGLAEEAPFAYKRVERVVEVVERAGIARIVARLEPLLVVKG from the coding sequence ATGCTGCAGAAGAGCGACTTTCGCCGCATCAACGATTACCTGTGGGAGATCCCGGTCAGCTACCGCTCCGACATGCGCGTGCCCGCGCGCGTCTATGTTGACGAGGTCTTGCTGGAAGACGCGCTGGGCGACAAGAGTCTGGAGCAACTGGTCAACGCCGCCACACTGCCAGGCGTGGTCGGCGCGACGATCGCCATGCCCGACGTGCACCAGGGCTATGGCTTTCCGGTCGGCGGCGTCGCGGCCACCGCGCTGCCCGACGGCATCATCTCGCCCGGCGCGATCGGCTACGACATCAACTGTGGCGTACGGCTGTTGGCCAGCGCGCTCGACGTGGACGAGGCGCGCCCCTACCTGGATCACCTGGCCGATGCGCTCTACCGCAACTGCCCCAGCGGCGTTGGCCGCGGCGGACGCTACCGGCTCACCACTCGCGAATTGACCGCGGTGCTGCGCGATGGTGCGCGGTGGTGTCGGCAGCAGGGCATCGCCAGCGACGAGGACCTGCTGCATACCGAAGAGCAGGGCTGCATGCCCAACGCCGATCCGGAGCTGGTCAGCGCGCAGGCGCGCGAGCGGGGCCGCGAGCAGCTCGGTACGCTGGGCTCGGGCAACCACTTCCTGGAGGTCGATCGCATCACCGCCATCGCAGACGCCGAGGCCGCGGCGGCCTACGGCCTGCGCCTCAATCAGGTGGTGGTGCTGATCCACTGCGGCTCGCGCGGGTTGGGACACCAGGTCTGCACCGACTACGTGCGCGAGTTCCAGCCGGTGATCAAGCGCTACGGCATCACCCTGCCCGACCGCGAACTGGTGTGTGCACCGCTCTCCTCGCCTGAAGGCCAGCGCTACCTGGCGGCGATGCACTGCGCCGCCAACTTCGCCTTTGCCAATCGCCAGGCGCTGGCGCACCAGGTGCGCGAAAGCTTTGAGCAGGTCTTCCGGCGCAGCGGCCTGCCGACCGAGCTACGCCAGGTGTACGACGTAGCCCACAACATCGGCAAGATCGAGACGCACACCGTTGCCGGCCAGACGCTCCAGGTCTGTGTCCATCGCAAGGGCGCAACCCGCGCCTTCGCGCCCGGCAGCGAGCAGATCCCGCCCGACTATCGCGCCGTCGGGCAGCCGGTGCTGGTGCCGGGCTCGATGGGCACGGCCAGCTACGTGCTGGCGGGCACGGCAGGCGCCATGGAGCAGACCTTCGGCTCGACCTGTCACGGCGCCGGTCGCGTCCTGAGTCGCACCGCGGCCAAAAAGCAGATCCATGGCGATCAGCTCCGCCAGCAACTCAACGCGCGCGGCATCCATGTGCGCGCCGGCAGCCTGAGCGGCCTGGCCGAAGAAGCCCCCTTTGCCTACAAGCGGGTTGAGCGCGTGGTTGAGGTAGTCGAGCGCGCCGGGATCGCGCGCATTGTGGCACGACTGGAGCCGTTGCTGGTGGTCAAGGGCTGA